One genomic window of Ziziphus jujuba cultivar Dongzao chromosome 4, ASM3175591v1 includes the following:
- the LOC107416694 gene encoding zinc transporter 1, translated as MKNLQKLAFFFFFILVITPTLVFGECKCEPEEEEVIDKDQARRYKIAALASILIAGAIGVCIPVLGKTIPALSPDKDIFFLIKAFAAGVILSTGFIHVLPDAFEKLSSDSLPENPWQNFPFTGFIAMLSAIGTLMVDSFATSYYKKLHFNKAQTQNIGDEEKDGEHAGHVHVHTHATHGHSHGAHVDNLGSAELLRHRVIAQVLELGIVVHSVIIGISLGASESPKTIRPLIGALTFHQFFEGMGLGGCITQANFKSRAVAIMGLFFALTTPIGIAIGMGISSGYDEDSKNAMIVEGVFNAASAGILIYMSLVDLLAADFMNPRMQNSSNLQLGANVALLLGAGCMSVLAKWA; from the exons ATGAAGAACCTTCAAAAGCTtgcgttcttcttcttcttcatccttgtcATAACCCCTACACTAGTTTTCGGAGAGTGTAAATGCGAACCAGAAGAGGAAGAGGTAATAGACAAGGACCAAGCACGCAGGTACAAAATCGCTGCTCTTGCTTCGATTCTAATAGCTGGAGCAATTGGAGTTTGTATTCCAGTTCTTGGTAAGACTATCCCTGCTCTTAGTCCGGATAAGGATATCTTTTTCCTGATCAAGGCTTTCGCCGCCGGCGTAATTTTGTCAACCGGGTTTATCCATGTTCTCCCTGATGCTTTCGAGAAATTGAGTTCGGATTCGCTGCCGGAGAATCCATGGCAGAATTTTCCGTTCACCGGTTTCATTGCCATGTTGTCTGCGATTGGGACTCTAATGGTAGATTCTTTTGCAACTTCTTATTACAagaaattgcattttaataaggCTCAGACTCAGAATATTGGAGACGAAGAGAAGGATGGTGAACATGCTGGTCATGTCCATGTTCATACACATGCAACTCATGGTCATTCTCATGGTGCTCATGTTGATAATTTGGGTTCGGCTGAGCTTCTCAGGCACAGAGTCATAGcacag GTATTGGAATTGGGGATTGTGGTACATTCAGTGATTATTGGAATTTCATTGGGTGCTTCCGAAAGTCCCAAAACAATAAGACCTCTTATAGGTGCTTTAACTTTCCATCAATTTTTTGAAGGCATGGGACTTGGAGGTTGCATAACACAG GCAAATTTCAAATCTCGAGCCGTGGCAATAATGGGACTTTTCTTTGCGTTGACAACTCCGATTGGGATTGCAATCGGAATGGGAATATCAAGTGGGTACGATGAGGATAGCAAGAATGCTATGATTGTGGAAGGTGTATTCAACGCAGCATCGGCTGGGATTTTGATTTATATGTCTCTTGTTGATCTGCTTGCTGCTGATTTCATGAACCCAAGGATGCAAAACAGTTCAAACCTTCAACTTGGTGCAAATGTTGCTCTGCTTCTTGGAGCTGGTTGTATGTCTGTTTTGGCTAAGTGGGCTTga
- the LOC107416692 gene encoding uncharacterized protein LOC107416692 — MAEEAGMFVVHQTVGTVLCCKCGIPMPPNAANMCVKCLRSEVDITEGLQKHAIIRHCPECDSYLQPPRTWIKAQLESKELLTFCVKRLKNLNKVRLVNAEFIWTEPHSKRIKVKLKVQKEVLNGAVLEQSYVVEYVQEEHMCESCSRVQANPDQWVAAVQLRQHVSHRRTFFYLEQLILKHSAAASAIKIKQMEQGIDFFFSKRSHAVKFVEFIGMVAPVRSRNDKQLVSHDPKSNNYNYKYTFSVEISPVCREDLICLPPKVAVSLGNLGPLVICTKVTNSIALLDPFTLRHCFLDADQYWRASFKSLLNSRQLVEYIVLDVEIISSEVNVGGSKYTLADAQVARVSDFGKNDTIFSIRTHLGHLLNPGDYALGYDLYAANSNDIELDKYKGLVLPDAILIKKSFEEKRQRKRGKARAWKLKSLNMEVDDKGRTDQEKIDSEYEQFLKDLEENPDMRFNVSLYRNREYQPSEIASMTDGEEVPSVPLEELLADLDLSVDEDGDSNMRE; from the coding sequence ATGGCTGAAGAAGCGGGTATGTTTGTGGTTCATCAAACCGTTGGGACTGTATTGTGTTGCAAATGTGGTATCCCAATGCCACCAAATGCTGCCAATATGTGTGTGAAGTGTTTGCGCTCTGAGGTTGACATTACAGAAGGTCTGCAAAAGCATGCTATCATTCGTCACTGCCCAGAGTGTGATTCCTACTTGCAGCCACCAAGAACTTGGATAAAGGCTCAACTGGAATCAAAGGAGCTGTTAACCTTTTGTGTTAAGAGattgaaaaatttaaataaagttAGGTTGGTGAATGCTGAATTTATTTGGACTGAACCTCACTCCAAAAGGATCAAGGTTAAGTTGAAAGTTCAGAAAGAGGTTCTTAATGGAGCAGTACTTGAACAATCTTATGTTGTAGAGTATGTTCAGGAAGAACATATGTGTGAGTCTTGTTCAAGGGTACAAGCCAACCCTGATCAGTGGGTAGCAGCTGTACAACTACGCCAGCATGTTTCTCACAGACGTACATTTTTTTATCTGGAACAGCTAATTCTAAAGCATAGCGCCGCTGCCAGCGCCATAAAAATTAAGCAGATGGAACAGGGAATTGACTTCTTCTTTTCGAAGCGCAGTCATGCTGttaaatttgtggaattcatTGGCATGGTTGCTCCAGTAAGGAGTCGTAATGACAAACAGCTTGTATCCCATGATCCTAAGAGTAATAACTATAATTACAAGTATACTTTCTCTGTGGAAATAAGCCCTGTATGTCGTGAAGATTTGATCTGTCTACCTCCCAAGGTTGCAGTAAGTCTGGGAAATCTTGGACCTTTGGTGATTTGCACTAAAGTGACCAACAGCATTGCATTACTTGACCCTTTTACCCTGAGGCACTGTTTCTTGGATGCTGATCAATATTGGAGGGCATCCTTCAAATCTCTCCTTAATAGCAGGCAGCTAGTGGAATATATTGTCCTAGATGTGGAGATTATCTCGTCCGAAGTTAACGTGGGTGGCTCTAAGTATACTTTAGCTGATGCGCAGGTTGCTCGTGTGTCAGATTTTGGAAAGAATGATACAATTTTTTCCATTAGAACACATCTAGGGCATCTTTTAAACCCTGGGGATTATGCTCTTGGTTATGACCTGTACGCGGCTAACAGTAATGATATTGAATTAGATAAGTACAAGGGTCTAGTCCTTCCTGATGCTATTTTGATTAAGAAGAGCTTTGAAGAGAAGCGCCAGAGAAAACGAGGGAAGGCACGTGCATGGAAGCTTAAATCCCTTAACATGGAAGTTGATGATAAGGGCAGAACTGACCAAGAAAAGATAGACTCGGAGTATGAACAATTCTTGAAAGATCTGGAGGAGAACCCCGATATGAGATTCAATGTATCCTTGTATCGTAACAGGGAATACCAGCCGTCAGAAATAGCATCAATGACTGATGGGGAAGAAGTACCATCTGTTCCACTCGAAGAGTTGCTTGCTGATCTTGATCTAAGTGTGGATGAAGATGGAGACAGTAACATGAGGGAGTGA